The Neochlamydia sp. S13 genome has a segment encoding these proteins:
- a CDS encoding DUF2937 family protein — MLKGLVGLIDRLFAVMGALAFSQFPLYIQQYQQNLLGHVEELKIQLQAMQSAASVTGKSLQQYIVKFLNSADTDFQLQGALMNNMVERYYTLNDSFQALQEASIYFKPFLFIKYGDWKIAKLTWQSYKIGISFTSEGAIYAGIGVIVGVAIYGLLNKLIKGLWGYYYQAAEKSRI, encoded by the coding sequence GTGCTTAAGGGCTTAGTAGGTCTAATAGATCGATTGTTTGCTGTCATGGGTGCCTTAGCTTTTTCTCAATTTCCTCTCTATATCCAACAATATCAACAGAATTTATTAGGTCATGTTGAAGAATTAAAAATTCAGCTGCAGGCAATGCAAAGCGCTGCCTCGGTTACAGGAAAATCTTTACAGCAGTATATCGTAAAATTCTTAAACAGCGCAGATACGGATTTCCAGCTGCAAGGTGCTTTAATGAATAATATGGTTGAACGTTACTATACACTCAATGACAGCTTTCAAGCATTGCAGGAAGCTTCTATCTATTTTAAGCCTTTTTTATTTATTAAATATGGTGATTGGAAAATTGCCAAATTAACATGGCAATCTTATAAAATAGGTATCTCCTTTACCTCAGAAGGAGCTATCTACGCAGGAATAGGGGTTATTGTGGGCGTGGCTATTTATGGGCTTTTAAACAAGCTTATTAAAGGCCTATGGGGATATTACTATCAAGCTGCGGAAAAAAGCAGGATATAA
- a CDS encoding cation diffusion facilitator family transporter — protein sequence MSHYPDPVKLPSYVSIARRERNRQLILSAKRGVYIRLLITWAESMGAWAFASSALTLDAISSFVDVFFSISLIYFIKFAERPPDKNHPFGHGRFEPLVGMQIGIVIVIIGLLAFFQQLFHLSADNNELRAAAAYAWIIPALAVFLLEICYRLVINTARKQNSPALAADALHYRLDSITSAIAALALILGSYFPALSALIDHLGAQAIACFMIGIGVYAAKNNLYQLIDKIPAKEYFDKVRSAALSVEGVEETEKIRIQQYGPDAHINIDVEVDPHMSVMLAHQITQNVRVEIQKAWPAVRDVIVHVEPYYPGDH from the coding sequence ATGAGCCATTATCCTGATCCTGTTAAGCTTCCTTCCTATGTATCCATAGCACGTCGTGAACGTAATCGTCAGCTTATCCTTTCTGCTAAAAGAGGGGTTTATATACGTTTGCTTATTACCTGGGCTGAAAGCATGGGAGCATGGGCTTTTGCCAGTTCTGCTTTAACACTTGATGCTATCTCCAGTTTTGTAGATGTTTTTTTTAGTATTTCTTTAATTTATTTTATAAAATTTGCTGAGCGACCTCCAGATAAGAACCATCCCTTTGGACATGGGCGCTTCGAGCCTTTGGTGGGAATGCAAATTGGCATAGTCATAGTTATTATTGGCTTGTTGGCATTCTTTCAACAACTTTTTCATCTTTCTGCAGATAACAACGAGTTACGGGCTGCAGCAGCTTATGCATGGATAATTCCTGCCCTGGCTGTTTTTTTGCTGGAAATCTGTTATCGCCTGGTGATAAATACAGCTAGAAAGCAAAACAGCCCTGCTTTAGCTGCTGATGCCTTGCATTATCGCTTGGATAGTATCACGAGTGCAATAGCGGCCCTAGCCTTAATTTTAGGAAGTTATTTCCCTGCTTTAAGTGCTTTAATTGATCATCTAGGGGCTCAAGCCATCGCATGCTTTATGATAGGTATAGGAGTATATGCTGCAAAAAATAACCTTTATCAGCTCATTGATAAAATTCCTGCTAAAGAATATTTTGATAAGGTAAGGTCTGCTGCCTTAAGCGTGGAAGGGGTAGAAGAAACAGAAAAAATACGCATCCAACAATATGGGCCGGATGCTCATATTAACATTGATGTAGAAGTCGATCCTCATATGTCTGTAATGTTAGCCCATCAAATTACTCAAAATGTGCGTGTCGAGATTCAAAAAGCTTGGCCAGCGGTTAGAGATGTCATCGTCCATGTAGAGCCTTATTATCCGGGGGATCATTAG
- a CDS encoding HEAT repeat domain-containing protein, with translation MQATPGHFNVQANASQIHLEQNARLLISPIIQYHALQPLSQVPLNPQTLINSLRSLYLSQKTLSIFRIKAEQEWEFKVPLEDIYVRLGIIESKERRVRDQALDKHSQQIQDDRIPTFETIYEPKQNIEIEKLFEHKSLEKENAKRIYIQGAAGIGKSTLCHYIAYRWAKEELWQGIFSYLFWIPLRNLTLKKYPADTEYTPADLIAREYAGKIDSRAIEACINNAILREKTLLVLDGYDELSAEAQGNTSLATAFKELKELFPHILITSRPGSCSFNRSCELELLGFDKEGVERYIDRFFKQVQAEEKKQKLYHLLQSSPQVLSLAQIPINLTLLCCLFNEEPEVFDSTQSITMTAIYERIVNWMYKWFLLRRIDQGQSSQTKEKILTEKNLRYNQEVAKIATAFEEMAFFAMENNTLYLGKQEIDDFRGNAITSNELADCGLLRIPEGKGYFIHLTFQEFLTASKVANQYLQGENRQACQSFLCNYKFEPRYILVLRMIAGYLSLSTSRNRRYLNSSPLQSFFDDLFAEPHDLAVRSELHLIASCFEECQNPTQVRQYEGFIELVKDYMIDLSLLGLDFEGLLRNKSLFNHPKIMHTIERLLSDPHTIKNMLLMLMNLANLIAKEQRLCLEIVRSIVKILKDRDNCYGAKDTAARALNIVVGQIGKLPKEAADALAQILMEGDSDVTCIAAYYIETLAEQGSKLPKEALNALIQILKEGDSDATYVAAYALALATGQGGEFTKEVVDALIQILKVGDSDAISAAATALAMVAEQGGEFAKEALNALIQILKEGDSDAISAAADALAMVVEQGGEFAKEMLNALIQILKEGDSDAISAAATALGMVAEQGGKLPKEAVDALIQILKKGDSDAISAAADALAILAEQGGKLPKEAVDAFIQILKEGDYTAKRHAADALAMVAEQGGKLPKEAVDALIQILKKGDSDAIFAAADALAILAEQGGKLPKEAVDALVPIPQEGDRAAKMFNVDVLGVVAKHGGKLPKEGLDALIQALKEGDYGIKRRAADALRAVAKQGEKLPKEALNALIQILKEGDSDATYAAADALGMVAEQGGKLPKEAVDAFIQILKEGDYTAKRHAANALGEVAQQGDEIANKALNALVQIFKEGGPIDKWYAVGGLKKVDKKALLKMSIEAFPLIASVCFFAANSFSVKGQQLQISDKTTTYFCKDKLMLNYEEIREKSPKKLAIWRKQLDNL, from the coding sequence TTGCAAGCCACGCCTGGACATTTTAATGTCCAGGCTAACGCTAGTCAAATCCATTTAGAGCAAAATGCAAGGCTGCTTATTAGCCCTATTATTCAATACCATGCATTGCAGCCCTTGTCTCAAGTACCCCTCAATCCACAAACTCTCATTAACTCTCTTCGAAGCCTTTACCTTTCTCAAAAAACCCTTTCTATTTTTAGAATTAAAGCAGAGCAAGAGTGGGAATTTAAAGTTCCTTTAGAAGACATTTATGTACGCTTAGGGATCATTGAAAGCAAAGAAAGAAGAGTGCGTGACCAAGCACTTGATAAACATTCCCAGCAAATACAAGATGATCGCATCCCAACCTTTGAAACCATCTACGAACCTAAACAAAATATTGAAATTGAAAAGCTTTTCGAGCACAAAAGCCTTGAAAAAGAAAATGCTAAAAGAATTTACATTCAAGGCGCAGCAGGAATTGGTAAGAGCACTTTATGCCACTATATTGCCTATCGCTGGGCAAAAGAGGAGCTTTGGCAAGGCATTTTTTCTTATCTTTTTTGGATTCCTTTAAGAAACCTTACTTTAAAGAAATATCCTGCTGATACAGAGTATACTCCCGCTGATCTTATTGCTAGGGAATATGCAGGCAAAATTGATTCAAGAGCAATTGAGGCTTGTATAAACAATGCCATTTTACGGGAGAAAACTCTTCTTGTTTTAGATGGCTATGATGAACTTTCTGCAGAAGCTCAAGGAAATACAAGCCTGGCTACAGCCTTTAAGGAGCTAAAAGAGTTATTTCCCCATATTCTAATTACCTCAAGACCTGGAAGCTGCTCTTTTAACCGTTCTTGTGAGCTAGAGCTTTTAGGTTTTGATAAAGAAGGGGTCGAACGTTATATCGATAGATTTTTCAAACAAGTTCAAGCAGAAGAAAAAAAACAAAAACTTTACCACTTATTACAAAGCTCTCCCCAGGTCTTAAGTCTTGCTCAAATTCCCATTAACTTGACTCTTCTTTGCTGCCTCTTTAACGAAGAGCCAGAGGTTTTTGATTCTACTCAATCCATTACGATGACGGCTATTTACGAACGGATTGTTAACTGGATGTATAAATGGTTTCTATTAAGAAGAATTGATCAAGGCCAATCCAGTCAAACTAAGGAGAAAATTCTTACAGAGAAAAACCTGCGTTATAATCAAGAAGTAGCCAAAATTGCTACAGCTTTTGAAGAAATGGCTTTTTTTGCCATGGAAAACAATACCCTTTATTTAGGAAAGCAAGAGATCGATGACTTTAGAGGCAACGCAATCACATCCAATGAGCTTGCCGATTGTGGACTTCTTCGCATTCCTGAAGGAAAAGGGTATTTTATTCACTTAACCTTTCAAGAATTTCTAACCGCTTCAAAAGTTGCCAATCAATATCTGCAAGGAGAAAATAGACAAGCATGTCAAAGTTTTTTATGCAATTATAAGTTTGAGCCCCGTTATATCCTAGTCTTGCGCATGATTGCGGGATATCTTTCCTTGTCTACTTCACGTAATCGACGTTATTTAAATTCAAGCCCGCTACAATCCTTTTTTGATGACCTTTTTGCTGAACCTCACGACCTAGCTGTCAGAAGCGAACTCCATTTGATTGCGAGTTGTTTTGAAGAGTGTCAAAATCCTACTCAGGTGAGGCAGTACGAGGGTTTCATAGAGCTTGTAAAAGACTATATGATAGATCTCTCCTTGTTAGGTTTAGACTTTGAAGGATTGCTTAGGAATAAAAGCCTTTTTAATCATCCTAAAATAATGCATACTATCGAACGATTATTATCTGACCCACATACCATAAAAAACATGCTACTCATGCTAATGAACTTAGCAAACCTCATAGCAAAAGAGCAAAGATTATGTCTAGAAATAGTAAGATCGATTGTTAAGATTCTTAAGGACCGTGATAACTGTTATGGTGCTAAAGACACTGCAGCCCGTGCTTTAAATATAGTGGTAGGGCAAATTGGCAAGCTTCCTAAGGAAGCGGCAGATGCTCTTGCTCAAATTCTTATGGAGGGGGATAGTGATGTCACATGTATTGCTGCCTATTATATAGAAACATTGGCAGAGCAAGGAAGCAAGCTTCCTAAGGAAGCACTAAATGCTCTTATCCAAATTCTCAAAGAGGGGGATAGCGATGCCACATATGTTGCTGCCTATGCTCTAGCACTAGCGACAGGACAAGGAGGCGAATTTACTAAGGAGGTGGTAGACGCTCTCATTCAAATTCTCAAGGTGGGGGATAGTGATGCCATATCTGCTGCTGCCACAGCTCTAGCAATGGTGGCAGAGCAGGGAGGCGAGTTTGCTAAGGAGGCGCTAAATGCTCTCATTCAAATTCTCAAGGAGGGGGATAGTGATGCCATATCTGCTGCTGCCGATGCTCTAGCAATGGTGGTAGAGCAAGGAGGCGAGTTTGCTAAGGAGATGCTAAATGCTCTCATTCAAATTCTCAAGGAGGGCGATAGTGATGCCATATCTGCTGCTGCCACAGCTCTAGGAATGGTGGCAGAGCAAGGAGGCAAGCTTCCTAAGGAAGCGGTAGACGCTCTCATCCAAATTCTCAAGAAGGGGGATAGTGATGCCATATCTGCTGCTGCCGATGCTCTAGCAATCCTGGCAGAGCAAGGAGGCAAGCTTCCTAAGGAAGCGGTAGACGCTTTTATCCAAATTCTCAAGGAGGGCGATTATACTGCCAAAAGGCATGCTGCCGATGCTCTAGCAATGGTGGCAGAGCAAGGAGGCAAGCTTCCTAAGGAAGCGGTAGACGCTCTCATCCAAATTCTCAAGAAGGGGGATAGTGATGCCATATTTGCTGCTGCCGATGCTCTAGCAATCCTGGCAGAGCAAGGAGGCAAGCTTCCTAAGGAAGCGGTAGATGCTCTTGTCCCAATTCCTCAGGAAGGCGATCGTGCTGCTAAAATGTTTAATGTCGATGTTTTAGGAGTAGTGGCAAAGCATGGAGGCAAGCTTCCTAAGGAGGGGTTAGATGCTCTCATCCAAGCTCTCAAGGAGGGCGATTATGGTATCAAAAGGCGTGCTGCCGATGCCCTAAGAGCAGTAGCAAAACAAGGAGAAAAGCTTCCTAAGGAAGCACTAAATGCTCTTATCCAAATTCTCAAAGAGGGGGATAGCGATGCCACATATGCTGCTGCCGATGCTCTAGGAATGGTGGCAGAGCAAGGAGGCAAGCTTCCTAAGGAAGCGGTAGACGCTTTTATCCAAATTCTCAAGGAGGGCGATTATACTGCCAAAAGACATGCTGCCAATGCCCTCGGAGAAGTGGCACAGCAAGGAGACGAAATTGCTAATAAAGCCTTAAATGCTCTCGTCCAAATTTTCAAAGAGGGTGGCCCTATTGACAAATGGTATGCTGTCGGGGGCCTCAAAAAAGTTGATAAGAAGGCTTTATTAAAAATGAGCATTGAAGCATTTCCTTTAATCGCTAGCGTTTGTTTCTTTGCTGCAAACAGCTTTTCAGTTAAAGGCCAGCAACTTCAAATTTCTGACAAGACAACAACTTATTTCTGCAAGGATAAATTAATGCTGAACTACGAGGAAATAAGAGAAAAATCACCTAAAAAGCTTGCTATATGGCGAAAACAATTAGATAACCTCTAG
- a CDS encoding RNA-binding protein: MKKIFVGNLSWKASEETLKPLFEAFGTVVSIKIIKDQYTGKSKGFGFVEMEADDEAAKCIHELNEKPFLERNLHLSPAQERQPGAGGGGRDSRSPRGNGGDSYSRGGQRSNRDRNYD, encoded by the coding sequence ATGAAGAAAATTTTTGTAGGCAATTTATCCTGGAAAGCAAGTGAAGAGACTTTAAAGCCTCTTTTTGAAGCTTTTGGAACTGTTGTCTCCATCAAAATTATTAAAGATCAGTACACAGGCAAATCTAAAGGTTTTGGATTTGTAGAAATGGAAGCTGATGATGAAGCTGCAAAATGCATCCACGAACTTAATGAAAAGCCTTTCTTAGAGCGTAATCTTCATTTAAGTCCCGCCCAAGAGCGCCAACCAGGTGCAGGTGGTGGTGGCCGTGACAGTAGAAGCCCTCGTGGCAACGGTGGAGATTCCTATTCTAGAGGAGGACAGCGTTCTAATCGTGATAGAAATTACGATTAA
- a CDS encoding RNA-binding protein — protein MKKIFVGNLSWKASEETLKPLFEAFGTVVSIKIIKDQYTGKSKGFGFVEMETDDEAAKCIHELNEKPFLERNLRLSPAQERQAGAGGGRDNRSPRGNGGDSYHRGGQRSNRDRSFASE, from the coding sequence ATGAAGAAAATTTTTGTAGGCAACTTATCCTGGAAAGCAAGTGAAGAGACTTTAAAGCCTCTTTTTGAAGCTTTTGGAACTGTTGTCTCCATCAAAATTATTAAAGATCAGTATACAGGCAAATCTAAAGGTTTTGGATTTGTTGAGATGGAAACTGATGATGAAGCTGCAAAATGCATCCACGAGCTTAATGAAAAGCCTTTCTTAGAGCGTAATTTGCGCTTGAGCCCCGCCCAAGAGCGTCAAGCTGGTGCAGGTGGTGGTCGTGATAATAGAAGCCCTCGCGGCAACGGTGGGGACTCCTATCACCGGGGTGGTCAACGTTCTAATCGAGATAGATCTTTTGCATCTGAGTAA